From the genome of Uranotaenia lowii strain MFRU-FL chromosome 1, ASM2978415v1, whole genome shotgun sequence, one region includes:
- the LOC129747936 gene encoding beta-1,4-mannosyltransferase egh yields the protein MLNSISKHLLHCALLITLLILFEVFSGGIKVNEDSFVSIDPWEEYGTIPTILLYTLRLLTFLTLPQVLFNFCGLVFYNAFPEKVVLKGSPLLAPFICIRVVTRGDYADLVKSNVLRNMNTCLDTGLENFLVEVVTDKPVNLPKHRRTREIVVPKDYKTKTGALFKSRALQYCLEDTVNVLNNNDWVVHLDEETLLTENSVRGIINFVLDGKHPFGQGLITYANENVVNWLTTLADSFRVSDDMGKLRLQFKMFHKPFFSWKGSYVVTQVHAEKAVSFDNGIDGSVAEDCFFAMRAFAKGYSFNFIEGEMYEKSPFTLLDFLQQRKRWLQGILLVVHSKTIPWRNKLLLGISVYSWVTMPLSTSNMIFAGLYPIPCPNMVDFLCAFIAGFNIYMYVFGVIKSFSLYRFGVVKFLACVLGALCTIPINVVIENVAVIWGLVGKKHKFYVVQKDVRALVTV from the exons ATGCTGAATTCCATTTCGAAGCATTTGCTTCACTGTGCCCTGCTCATAACGTTGCTGATTCTGTTCGAAGTTTTCTCCGGTGGTATCAAAGTCAACGAGGATAGTTTCGTATCGATCGATCCATGGGAGGAATACGGCACGATACCAACGATCCTGCTGTACACACTGCGACTGCTGACGTTCCTCACACTGCCTCAGGTGTTGTTCAACTTCTGCGGGCTGGTTTTCTACAATGCCTTCCCGGAAAAGGTAGTCCTCAAGGGATCGCCACTGCTGGCGCCCTTCATCTGCATCCGAGTGGTGACACGCGGTGATTATGCGGATCTAGTCAAATCGAACGTTCTGCGGAACATGAATACCTGCCTCGATACGGGGTTGGAAAATTTCCTCGTCGAAGTCGTGACCGATAAGCCGGTAAATCTGCCGAAGCATCGACGCACCCGGGAGATTGTGGTACCGAAAGATTACAAAACGAAAACCGGGGCCCTGTTCAAATCGCGTGCCCTCCAGTACTGTCTCGAAGACACCGTCAACGTACTTAACAACAACGATTGGGTGGTCCATCTGGACGAAGAAACGCTACTTACGGAAAACAGCGTCCGGGGCATCATTAACTTTGTGCTCGATGGGAAGCATCCCTTCGGCCAGGGACTGATCACATACGCAAACGAGAATGTCGTCAACTGGTTGACCACGCTGGCCGACAGCTTCCGGGTGTCGGATGATATGGGCAAGCTGCGGTTGCAGTTCAAAATGTTCCACAAGCCGTTCTTCAGCTGGAAGGGCAGCTACGTAGTAACTCAG GTACATGCCGAGAAGGCGGTCTCGTTCGACAACGGCATCGACGGTTCGGTGGCCGAGGACTGTTTCTTCGCGATGCGCGCCTTCGCCAAGGGCTACTCGTTCAACTTCATCGAGGGCGAGATGTACGAGAAGTCTCCGTTCACGCTGCTGGACTTCCTGCAGCAACGGAAACGCTGGCTCCAGGGCATCCTGCTGGTCGTCCACTCGAAGACGATACCGTGGCGGAACAAGCTGCTGCTCGGTATTAGCGTGTACTCGTGGGTCACAATGCCCTTGTCGACCTCGAATATGATCTTCGCCGGACTGTACCCGATTCCCTGTCCGAATATGGTGGACTTCCTGTGCGCGTTCATTGCCGGCTTCAACATCTACATGTACGTGTTCGGGGTGATCAAATCCTTCTCGCTGTACCGATTTGGGGTGGTCAAATTTTTGGCCTGCGTCCTGGGGGCACTGTGTACTATCCCGATCAACGTGGTCATCGAGAATGTGGCCGTGATCTGGGGCTTAGTTGGTAAGAAGCACAAATTCTACGTGGTGCAGAAAGATGTTCGAGCGCTCGTGACGGTTTAA